The Heterodontus francisci isolate sHetFra1 chromosome 13, sHetFra1.hap1, whole genome shotgun sequence genome includes a region encoding these proteins:
- the thbd gene encoding thrombomodulin, with protein sequence MLSRWMFLVSLVALVQSVRSSPQETAPAVCVATVCYSLQLHSRKFNMARTVCKTKGGDAMTVRSTVAADAISVLLRAEGVPRGGRFWIGLQLHQKTCPQNGTHLRGYRWVQGDAESDYSDWQAVTPACGPRCVTVSGSGGWTDGRCNEKADGVLCEYRYPGSCSPLALTNGSVIYITPFGTNSSELSVLPTRTVAVTEPWALRFQCAAEEDGSWAWHPQQPAPWHCQVENGGCQYSCQSPGGPRCSCPPGHKLNPNGHSCDPVDPCLEAHCQHHCLVQDGSPFCMCQDGYQLQADAKGCDDVDECLQNPCDQICINTPGSFSCRCRSGYHLGEDNKCEDINECVGPFKMCAHKCANTAGSFHCKCYSGYQVDASDFTRCIFHCKTNTGRCDPRCSGDECECPEGYIFDDELRQCFDIDECNSGLCDQDCTNSFGSFKCDCQEGYQLQADGTSCDREGSGSSETFNLLPTTLRPTSGPPHPARAGLSLGVVLGIIFAIAMLTLIFAGLGHHLLAKRGKWQTSTAYKPANLEQDVNLSQVTSTEEHKQQAQYAEKCNVGT encoded by the coding sequence ATGTTGTCCCGGTGGATGTTTCTGGTCTCTCTTGTGGCCCTGGTGCAGTCAGTGAGAAGCAGTCCCCAGGAGACGGCGCCTGCAGTCTGTGTGGCTACCGTCTGCTATAGCCTGCAGCTGCACAGCAGGAAGTTTAACATGGCCAGGACCGTCTGTAAGACCAAAGGAGGGGACGCGATGACCGTGCGCTCCACGGTGGCGGCCGATGCCATCTCGGTGCTGCTGCGGGCGGAGGGCGTGCCCCGGGGCGGCCGCTTCTGGATCGGCCTGCAGCTGCACCAGAAGACGTGCCCCCAGAACGGCACCCACTTGCGGGGCTACCGCTGGGTGCAGGGAGACGCCGAGAGCGACTACAGCGACTGGCAGGCGGTGACCCCAGCCTGCGGACCCCGGTGTGTGACCGTGTCCGGCAGCGGCGGCTGGACGGACGGCCGCTGCAATGAGAAGGCGGACGGGGTTCTGTGTGAGTACCGCTACCCGGGCAGCTGCAGCCCCCTGGCACTCACCAATGGCTCGGTCATCTACATCACCCCGTTCGGCACTAACAGCAGCGAGCTCTCCGTGCTGCCCACCAGGACCGTGGCGGTCACTGAGCCCTGGGCGCTGCGCTTCCAGTGCGCGGCCGAAGAGGACGGCAGCTGGGCTTGGCACCCGCAGCAGCCAGCCCCCTGGCACTGCCAGGTGGAGAACGGCGGCTGCCAGTACTCCTGCCAGTCCCCCGGGGGCCCCCGGTGCAGCTGCCCCCCGGGCCACAAGCTCAACCCGAACGGGCACAGCTGCGACCCAGTGGATCCGTGCCTGGAGGCGCATTGCCAGCACCATTGCCTGGTACAGGACGGCTCCCCATTCTGCATGTGCCAGGACGGATACCAGCTGCAAGCCGATGCCAAAGGGTGCGACGATGTGGATGAGTGCCTGCAGAATCCCTGTGACCAGATCTGCATTAACACCCCGGGCAGCTTCAGCTGCCGGTGCCGATCCGGTTACCACCTGGGTGAGGACAATAAGTGCGAGGATATTAATGAGTGTGTTGGCCCCTTCAAAATGTGTGCACACAAGTGTGCCAACACTGCTGGCAGCTTTCACTGCAAGTGCTACTCCGGATACCAGGTCGATGCCAGTGATTTCACAAGGTGTATCTTTCACTGCAAGACCAACACTGGACGGTGCGATCCCCGTTGTAGTGGAGATGAGTGTGAATGCCCCGAGGGTTATATCTTCGATGACGAGCTTCGCCAATGCTTCGATATTGACGAGTGCAACTCCGGACTCTGTGACCAGGACTGCACCAACAGCTTCGGCAGCTTCAAGTGTGACTGTCAGGAGGGCTACCAGCTCCAGGCGGACGGCACCAGCTGCGACAGAGAAGGATCCGGCAGCTCCGAGACATTCAACCTCCTTCCGACCACACTCAGACCCACATCGGGCCCCCCTCACCCCGCCAGAGCCGGACTCTCGCTCGGGGTCGTCCTCGGCATCATCTTCGCCATCGCCATGCTGACTCTCATATTTGCCGGCCTGGGGCATCACCTGCTCGCCAAACGGGGCAAGTGGCAGACCAGCACCGCCTATAAACCGGCCAATTTGGAGCAGGATGTTAACCTGAGTCAGGTCACTTCTACAGAGGAACACAAACAGCAGGCTCAATACGCTGAGAAATGTAACGTGGGCACCTGA